From one Sardina pilchardus chromosome 6, fSarPil1.1, whole genome shotgun sequence genomic stretch:
- the LOC134082282 gene encoding doublecortin domain-containing protein 2-like, which yields MSAERPNFLSQPVVKNIFVYRNGDPYYEARRLVINEKRVSNFETFLREVTGGVKPPFGAVRNIYTPKDGHRVASLEHLQSGEQYVAAGREKFKRLDYLQIAARKKRMQQINGLVKPVPQSRIIVSARFLKPIKEPCAIFVIANGDLLNPAVRLLIPHRIVGQYERILEMITEKIGQRILGGVRSMYTLSGTQLTDGKELEAGQLYIAVGREKFKKLPYDDLLFSKPTGIKRVFG from the exons ATGAGCGCAGAGAGGCCAAATTTCTTGTCGCAGCCCGTTGTAAAGAACATTTTTGTCTATCGAAACGGAGATCCGTATTACGAAGCACGGCGTTTGGTGATAAACGAGAAGAGGGTGTCCAACTTTGAGACGTTTCTGCGAGAGGTGACAGGGGGGGTGAAACCTCCGTTCGGAGCGGTGAGGAACATTTATACTCCTAAAGACGGGCATCGGGTGGCTTCGCTGGAACACCTCCAGAGCGGTGAACAGTATGTGGCGGCTGGCAGAGAGAAGTTTAAGAGACTGGA TTACTTGCAGATTGCAGCCAGGAAAAAACGAATGCAGCAAATCAATGGTCTG GTCAAGCCAGTGCCTCAGAGTCGCATCATTGTGTCTGCACGCTTTCTCAAGCCCATCAAAGAGCCATGCGCCATTTT TGTGATAGCGAATGGAGACCTGCTGAACCCCGCTGTGAGGCTCCTGATCCCGCACAGGATTGTGGGACAGTATGAGCGAATCCTGGAGATGATCACTGAGAAGATAGGCCAGAGGATCCTGGGGGGGGTCCGCAG CATGTACACACTGAGTGGGACTCAGCTCACAGATGGAAAGGAGCTGGAGGCTGGGCAGCTGTACATTGCTGTCGGCCGCGAGAAGTTCAAGAAGCTTCCGTACGATGACCTCCTTTTCAGTAAACCCACGGGGATCAAGAGAGTCTTTGGGTAA